The Salinicoccus sp. RF5 region CACGGCCGCATGATCTGGGGTGAGACGGGCAGACCGGGCTATGGCCTCTATGACCGTGCACTGGGTGCCGCCTACCTGAACGGCATCATCGATACAGTAAACAGAAAATAAAAAGAAAAGGATAAGTCCGACTTATCCTTTTCTGGTATTAATGGGCAATATGATAGGCATTCAGGTCGAAATGGTGGATATCGAGATATTTCGCAAGGGGTACAAGTGCTGCACCAAGGGCGCTGGATTGCGTACCGAGGGGCGAGATGAGGATGTCCCCATAATCGATGAACGATGATGTAAGTCCGGGCTTGAGTTCATCAAGCAGTTCCGGATACTTGGAGAATATGGTGCTGTTGATGACCAGCTTTTTAGGGTTGAAGACATTGATGATGTTATTCAGCCCGACGGTGATGAAGGAGATGTAGTCTTCAAATATGGCCTTCGCCTTCTCGTCCGCCTTCAAGGATTCATATGTCGGAAATTCAACCAGTGAGATGCCGGCGTCGGCAAGCGAGCGGGTGAGCACCTCATCCGAAGCATAACGCTCGAAGCATCCCCTGTTTCCACAGCGGCATTCTATGCCATCCTGCTTGATGATCATATGTCCGACTTCGCCGGCATAGCCGGAGAATCCATGGAACACTTCATTGTTCAGCAGGATGCCGAGCCCGATACCACTGGACAGCGTCATGCTATAGAGGTTGGTCTCATATGCAGTGAACGACTGTTCGGCACGGACGGACATATTGGCGTTGTTGTCGATATGGACGGGCACTTCGAATCGTTCCTCAAGTTCTGACAGCAGCGGTTTCAGATCAAGCTGCTGGGGTGGGGAATAGAGCAGCTCCAGATCGGAATTGACGATGCCGTGGAAACTGATGCCGATGCCGATAAGCTGGTTCGGACGGTAGACTTCATTGTATTGTCTGATCACCGGTTCGAGCAGAGTCGGCAGGAGTTCAGGAAGCGCATCCGTATGGCGGATGTCGAAGTCATGTATGTTGTTGTAGACGGTCATGCCCTTGAGGTTGATGACCATGATGCGTATATGGGAACGGTCGATGTCGATACCGATGGAATATGTGCTCATCGGGTCGAGTTCCAGGATGATCGGCCGGCGGCCGGGCTGTGCATAGTTTTCGACGGGTTTTTCAATGACCAGCGACTGGTCGATCAGTTCATTGACCTGGGAAGAGACCGTGGCCTTGTTCAATCCAGTGCGCTTTGATATATCAACTCTTGAAATGGAGCGGCTGCGGATGATATCTTCCAGTACAAGTCTGCGGTTCATCGTTTTAATATAGTTCGAATCACCAGTAACCATAAGGTACACCTCATTTTGGTTTGTTAGATAAACTAATCTTACCAAATAGTTATCCAATGAGCAATTTCATTTACCATAAAATAGGAGGAAGAATAATGACTACCCCTTTCAATACAAATCTTAAAGGCCAGGTTGCAGTCGTCACAGGCGGTGGCGGTGTCCTTGGTTCATACTTTTGCCGTGCACTTGCGGATGCTGGTGCCAAAGTTGCCGTTCTCGGCCGCACACTCGAGTCTTGCGAAACGGTGGCTGCCGAAATAAAGGAAGCAGGCGGCGAAGCGCTGGCTGTCCAATGTGATGTTACAGATAAGGCATCTGTAGAAAAAGCGCGTGAAGCGGTGAATGATGCACTTGGTACATGCGACGTCCTCGTCAATGGCGCAGGTGGCAACAATCCGTCCGCATCCACTGAAGATGAGTACCTGGACCTCGACAAGCTGGACGACCCGAATGTCAGGAACTTCTTTGCCCTCGATACGGACGGCATCGACTTCGTCTTCAAACTGAACTTCCTGGGTACATTGATACCTTCCCAAATCTTCGGCAAGGACATGGCACCAAAAGAGCATGCAACGATAATCAATGTATCCTCAATGAACGCCTTCACGCCATTGACGAAGATCCCGGCCTATAGCGGTGCGAAGTCTGCAATCAGCAACTTCACACAGTGGCTCAGCGTCTACATGTCACGCACAGGCGTCAGAGTCAACGCCATGGCACCAGGCTTCCTGGCCACCAATCAGAACAGGGACCTCCTTTTCGATAAAGATGGCAACCTGACGGAAAGAAGCCACAAGATCATCAATGCAACACCGATGGGCCGCTTCGGTGAACCTGAAGAACTGCTTGGCACACTGCTCTATCTGGCTGACCATAAGGCCTCCGGATTCGTTACCGGCATCGTCATTCCGGTCGACGGCGGTTTCTCTGCATACTCAGGTGTCTAAGACAGGATCATATGAACAATAGAACAGGCTGTCCCCAAAGTGGGGACAGCCTGTTTTCATTTCTACCTCTTCACTTCTCGTGTTGCATCGAGCACATCCGCCATCTTCGATATATCCTCTGTGGCGAAATCCCCGCTGATCGTATGCTTGTACAGCATATTTCCGAGTGCATTCTGCAGGATGTCCTGTTCTCCAAGACCATTCATCAGTCCATGGATGACACCTGCAGTGAAGGCGTCACCCGTACCGATCCGGTCGAGTATCTCCACTTCATAGGCGTCCGTCTCCCTGATACCATCCTTTGAAGACAGCATCC contains the following coding sequences:
- a CDS encoding ROK family transcriptional regulator; protein product: MVTGDSNYIKTMNRRLVLEDIIRSRSISRVDISKRTGLNKATVSSQVNELIDQSLVIEKPVENYAQPGRRPIILELDPMSTYSIGIDIDRSHIRIMVINLKGMTVYNNIHDFDIRHTDALPELLPTLLEPVIRQYNEVYRPNQLIGIGISFHGIVNSDLELLYSPPQQLDLKPLLSELEERFEVPVHIDNNANMSVRAEQSFTAYETNLYSMTLSSGIGLGILLNNEVFHGFSGYAGEVGHMIIKQDGIECRCGNRGCFERYASDEVLTRSLADAGISLVEFPTYESLKADEKAKAIFEDYISFITVGLNNIINVFNPKKLVINSTIFSKYPELLDELKPGLTSSFIDYGDILISPLGTQSSALGAALVPLAKYLDIHHFDLNAYHIAH
- a CDS encoding SDR family oxidoreductase; this translates as MTTPFNTNLKGQVAVVTGGGGVLGSYFCRALADAGAKVAVLGRTLESCETVAAEIKEAGGEALAVQCDVTDKASVEKAREAVNDALGTCDVLVNGAGGNNPSASTEDEYLDLDKLDDPNVRNFFALDTDGIDFVFKLNFLGTLIPSQIFGKDMAPKEHATIINVSSMNAFTPLTKIPAYSGAKSAISNFTQWLSVYMSRTGVRVNAMAPGFLATNQNRDLLFDKDGNLTERSHKIINATPMGRFGEPEELLGTLLYLADHKASGFVTGIVIPVDGGFSAYSGV